CCAACTGCTGCATGGaggtttttttctcttctttctctgcCTGTCAGCTTTCTTGCACCCCTCTCAGAAAAAAAGCTTTTGCTGTGGGTTCTGGCATCTGATGCCGCGATCTCTGGAGTAGAAGGTAAAACCCATGCTGGAATAGTCTTATCAGAAAGTGGGCTGCTTCTTTTGTTCTCTTTCTCCAGCAACTTGGATTTGTTTTGCAGTAGTGGGTCCTTAATTTTCGAATGATCTTGATGTATCTGTGGGCCCGTGAATAATACCTTTTCCTCTCAACTTtgtttctgtttcttttttttatggtaGCCCTTATTGCTTCTTCTCAGTGTACGCCACAAATAACGTTCCTCTTGGTTTTCCTTGTCTATTCTTCTGAAAGTACTGATTTTCAATTCAAAACCACGCAAGCACACTAGTTCGTGCTTCTCTGCTAATCCCTTGTGGTTGTTGTGTGCTTTTTGGGTTGTTCTGTGAAGGTTGCTGTTGTGGATTTGGATTTCTGTGATGCGTAAAGGAGTTCTCAGCGATGGAGGATAACGTTCTTCCGACGGCTAGCTCACCGGGTGTCGCCGTGGAGATGGATCTCATGGATGAGTTTTTATCCGTGGCGGGCCTCGATTGCTCGGATCTCTTGCAACCGGGTACCTCTACTTCTACAAGCCCCTTCAACTCTTCAGGGTTTTCTCCTCTTTTCGAGGTCGGCAATGGCGGCGGTTCCAATCCGGTCCTGCCAGAAAATGACAACCAAGATGATGCAGAATGGTCGGTTTTCTCCGTGGATCTGCCTTCAGACGAAATTCCAATAGAACTGGTTGATGGAATGCAATCTCAAGATCCAAACGCTGGGGACGAACCCAATTTTTCAGCTCAGCTGAATGAACTGCGCGCCAAGAATCCCAGCTCCGAGCTAGGCTCGAGCTGGTGGATTCGGCCGAGCACTCGCATGGGTACCATGGAGGAGAGATTAATTCGTGCTATAAATTATGTTAAGGATTCACGGAGAGATGGGGATGTCCTTGTTCAGATATGGGTGCCTACGAGGATGGGAGAACGGCATGTTCTTACGACATGCGGCCAACCTTTCACCCTTGATTCAAGTTGTCAGAGGCTTGTGAATTATAGGACAGTCTCGACGCGGTATCAGTTCTCAGCTGAGGAGAACTCAAATGTGGCACAGGGCTTGCCTGGCCGGGTTTTTTTGGGGAGGGTTCCTGAGTGGACGCCGGATGTGCGCTACTTCAGCAGCTACGAATATCCTCGAGTTAATGATGCTCAACGGTACGATGTTCGTGGGAGTCTTGCGCTGCCGGTATTTGAAAGGAATAGCAGGTCATGCGTAGGAGTTCTGGAGGTGGTGATGACGACTCAGAAAATCAATTACAGTTCTGATCTCGAAGGAGTTTGCAATGCTCTTCAGGTGCTTGTTCCCTGGTTTGCTTGGTGCTGTGTCGATGTAGTATGACCGACTGTGAAAGTTTACATTAAGAAGCTCAATTTATCCAAGTAATTTTTTGCTGcctgtttttagagggaaaaaaaaaagttttagggATCTTATCTTTCTTAATTTCGTAGACAAGTTTTGGTTTATTCATacgattttttgattttttttgcatttatTTTGTGCATTTTTCCTTGTTATAGTTAACTTTCTCTTTCCGGCCTTAGAAATTTCCcagttttgttctttttttttttttggctgaatgGATCCTTAGTTCTGATATCTGACTTTGTGGAAGTGCTTTGAAACAGTCTACTGAACTGTGAACTGTTTAACAATTTCTCTTTATCATTTTCCTATGCATTTTTGAATCCGCAAGACTGACAAAAGTTGAATTATGTTGCTTGTCGGTAGCGACGTCATTGTGATCTATAACAAATATGATTGAAAGAGTTCTATAAATTTTAGCTCCTAATAAAATGTTGATAGGCcaattatctttttttattgattGATAGGCCAACTATGAAAGAGACCAGAGGGTTcgcccagagagagagagagagagagagaatgcttgctattttttccttttcctttttgtttttttagggaAAAGGGAGGCAGAGCCACTCAAATTTCTTTATAATTTCTATGTGTTTTAGCTAAAACGAACTGAACTGTTGTTTGCAGGCAGTTGATCTTAGGAGTTCTGAAGTTTCAGGGGTTCCCCGTGTAATGGTGAGATGACAGACTCGCAAAAATAAAATCCCATATAAACATCCTCCTCTAAGTAATATGTAGTGTCTCTTCTTTGTCAGGTGTTCAACGAATCTTACCGAGTTGTTTTACCTGAGATCCAAAGGGTCCTAAGAGCTGTTTGCGAGACCCACAGTTTGCCACTGGCTCAAACTTGGATTTCATGCATCCAACAAGGTAAAAGTGGCAGTCGCCATTCCGATGAAAATTATAAGGATTGTGTCTCCACTGTCGATGTTGCTTGCTATGTCCAAGATCCTACCATGTTGGGTTTTCACCAGGCATGCTCTGAGCACCACTTACTTAAAGGTCAAGGTGTTGCCGGTAAAGCCTTCACAACAAATCAACCATGTTTCTCATCAGATATAACTTCCTTCAGCAAGACAGAATATCCTCTGTCACACCATGCCAAATTGTTCCATCTAAGGGCTGCAGTGGCTATTCGACTGCGAAGTAATCATACAGGAACTGCAGACTTTGTATTGGAGTTCTTCCTACCTTTTAAATGTATAGAAAGTGAGGAACAGAAGCTGATGCTTAATTCTTTGTCCATCACTATCCAACAAGTATGCCAGAGCTTGAGGGTAGTCACATCCAAGGAGCTGGAGCATGAAGCTGTGTTACCAGTTTCTGAACTCAACTCTTCAAATGCTTTGCTTGACAAATTTGTTTCGGAGACAAGTCAAAGattggatgatgatgatgataatcttTTAACAGAATCTCCTACGATAGGAATTTCGGGGGAGGTATCATCATGGATCGCAAGTATCAGAGAGAcccaagaaaagagaggaaaaagtgTTCTTCCTGCCTCTTTGCCGCTGGACTTTTATAAGCAGGAGATTGAAGGATTAAGTATCTGGGATCGCTCAGAAGTAGTATTACCTGCTGGAAAGATATTCTCTGAGTTCAAGCCGCATGAGGAAGAGTTCCTTAGAGATAGTTTTGATCCCAAAAATTCTTTTGCTGGTGAACCCGGCTTTTCAAATACTGGGAAAGCAATGGAAAAGAGGCgcacaaaaacagaaaaaactaTCAGTCTGCAAGAGCTTCGGAAATACTTCGCTGGTAGCCTAAAAGATGCTGCGAAGAGCCTTGGGGGTAAGCATTATCTTCTTGTTTATCATCACTTGTCACCTACAAATATTTGGATTTCTCCTCTATCGCCTATTGGATATCAAGGTTGTATATGTCCAGGTCAATCAATGCATCCATTTTATGGAATATATTGCTGAACTGAACTCTTGAGTCTATAGGCTTTTTCCCTAATATATCATTTTATCTTCttttaataacttttttttaaaatttttgttaaGCAAATTATGTCCAAGCAGCAACGGGagtatctaattaaaatttTGGCATTTTGGTAACAGAGCCAAAATGGTGACACTTTTCCTACTGATTGTAATTCAAGGAGAATTGGTGTAATGGTTACAAGGAGTTCATTTACATTCAGAATCTTGTCAAAAGTTTAAGAATTTAGACGAAGTTTTCCTATGCTATCTTAGTTGGTTTTCTATTACTTCACCCTTAAATTAGTATCAGCTCTAAGCTACACATTCACCTCAAAAATTCTGTTCTTCACTACATTCAAATTATTATCTTAGATGTCCGTATTGCTAAAGGTATTAGTTGTACAATATTAGGGGTCCTGTCTCTATTTCTATAAGCTTTTTTCCTTATGATTTGTAGGCACACACTGATTATAGAATACCTTAGAGGAACCGCTCTCATTCATAAGCCCTTCTCTAATTAAAATAGATATACATTGATGACTTCATTTATCTGTTCTTTTGTATACCAGATCCAATGTATGGAAAATGATATGCATCACTGGGCCATCAGTTTGCTGGGAACTCATTTTCATTTAAATTTCCACTAGGATTATTTGTGACATACTATTACTAATTTTTAGTTCCTCATCCTTCAATTTTTGTGTTCAACTTTATTTTATTAACTAACATAGTATCATCCACGCATAATGTAAATCACCAATTTCTTGTGTGTTGGTAGAAGTTCATCTATTAAACTGTACAAAAGTATGTGCTTATAGCTCACATTGGTATAGTCCAACTACAGATACACTTACTGTCTTTTCCCTGCTTACTCTTGAGACTTTTATTGCATTATATTCAGGCCTTTTACAATTTTGGAATACCCTTTTAGTCAATGATTGTTGAACTGAGCCAAACCGCCCGGTTCCGCCCGAACCGAGCTGACCTAGTCTCCAGCCGGGTCGGTTCTCTAATGGAAAATGGTTCCAGCCCCTGGGGAGCCGGAACCTGATTGGATGTGGCCGGGACCGACCGAAACTGGCCGGAAATTGATGGAACTGGATGGTTCCATCCGGTTCAAACCGGTACCGAATCGCACCGGTCGCCTACTGGTACGGGTCTCGGTATCGGTTCGACGAACCTTGCTTTTAGTacacttttctttcttgatgCCCATTAGAGCACCTCTAGCATGTTGATTAAGCTTATAAGTTGTAAGAGTTTCCTtttcaaatattaaaaatagGAAGAAACATAATTCATCCTAGAGGCTCATCTCAGATTCATTCAATAGAGCATCGACAGGATATTGAATAATCAAATAAACAGTTGTTTTGGTAAACCAATATACACCTATTTTCAGCTGGCAAATAGGATATTAATATTGACATCAACTAAATATTGAACGAGctatatatgtagatgatatgaACATCTGTTGATGAATTTGATATGGGCTTTAAGAAAAGGGACACGAAAAAAGATTTTTGGACAAATTGTGATGCACAATAATATTTGTTCTCCAAATAGGTTGGTGAACCTATCTCAATGTGTGTCATTTTTGTTTGAAGAAATGTGGTGGAGATGCCTCCACGATAGTTCAAACCTGAACCTCTCCCATCTGGATAGGGGTACCAATCCACAGAGCTAGGGGTGGTTGGCATCTCTATATGTATATGGACTTGCACATttttacttgttttttttttttctaaatttcaatTACAGATTAAATGAGGATGAGACATATACATCCATTCTTGTGCATAAATTTAGTGTGAATATATAACTTATAACTATTAGTGAAAATAGATATTAGTAAGAAAATGGATGGAAACTATCTAGCTCCAACTATAGCTCTTCTCGATGTGCTCCAAAACTTTATCTATGTTTTCTGAATTCTTCTTACTTTAACATAGTTGATTAAGTATGCTGAATTGGAATTATCCTAGTGGACACACCCTATAGCAACTAGAGATTCTGGATTGAATCTTAGGTGGTGCATCCCCAAGTATTTGGCCTGGGCACTTAAAAGTGTGGATGTGCCTAGGCACTTAAAGTGTGGATGTGTCTCCATTAATGTCTGCCGAACCAGGCCGAACTATCTGGTTCAGGCAGTACCGAGCCAACCCGATTGAAAACTAGGTCGGTTTGGTAATAGAAAATGGTTCCGGCCCATATGGGCTGGAATCGCAATAGGACTGGCCAAAATCGGTCCTTTTAGTGTTAGAACTGGCTGGAACCGACCGACTCGATGCCGACTCGGTGCGACTCGGTCGGTTCGCATCGAGTCAAGTAACACTGTGGCATTATTACCATAGTGCAATTCCATTGTGCTGTGGCATTATTGCAAGACGAACTTATGGTAGCTCTGCGTAATGCCATTTACAAGATAGAGTCTGATCCAGAAGTTTCAATCCTATGTTTAGAAGAGGTAACTTAACTTAAGTGGTATATGTAAGTTAACCGGTATCTTCTATTACTAACATAGTATACGGTTCTTTCTCATAGActaaattatttagagagggcagcgATGGCTTTGGACAACAAGCAGCTATCGTGAGTAAGACAAGTATGAATCTAGGTATGTTACACGTCAGGAGGACATTTATCTGGCGTTAGATGGTTACTAATATAGTACTATCTTATATCtatttgtttttaatatttttgcagctgaatggtggattcatttgGATTGTCCATGAAAAATTTTAAGCGGGTAGCTATCCCGATCCTTTCCGAGACGATCTTCTCGAGTGGCTGTAAGTGCAACTGGTCCACCTTCTTCCTCATCCACAGTAAGTAGAGGAACCATTGGACACAGAAGCACCTCAACGACCTTGTATATATCAACTACAATCTAAGGTTGAGGCTAAAGTGTATTTaggaggaagtggagctcaagtatacAAATCCGATCCAGCATTGAGCCGGAGCTTGACGAGTTAGGATCACCTCCACGACCAATCATTTTCGTAGTCAGCGAGGCTAGGATTGATGCAGGGCAATGGGTTGAGCGCAATATTTCACGCATTCCTGTAGCTGATCAGCCACATCCATAGCCACAGCCATAGGGGAGCCAGTCACCACACTTGCATAGGTCCTCACACACTTTCAAGAGGTGGCGCTTGGGTTGAGAGGGTAATAGAGGCCATTGAGGATAGTTTTTGTCTTATCTAAGTGTATGATTCACTATAGGTTGCATGTTGGTTGCTTGAGGCCCGATATATAGCCACCAGCCTAACATCCATCTTAGTTGCCAACTTGCAGCACATGCTGcaagctctgatactattttcaAAATgcaaggacctcacccaaaatggctagctaggAGTGGTTATTAATTGAGATCCTTGGCCCTACTTAACTATCCAAGGCCACCCTAGCATAAACGGATGTTGGACTAAACCCACCATTGCATGTGCCCTCACACACTCCTCTTGTTCAAGCCTTAGAATTCTCCCCAAAAGGACCCATGTTGCAATGTCCTCTTGTCCACTTGGACCATAAGTTAGGTCAACTCTGATAGTATTTGTGATGAACCAGgactgtcacgcccccgcctctgcgaggcacgtgaggcacctagtgcccacgtgggggccacatgaggggggaacacggggcttccctgccagatattgtccgattctggggtttcacgcaagcgtccttcacccctcctcggttttgttttccacccaaaacgcgtctgcaggattaggagacacccgcctcatatgcccaggcattggaacgagtctttccgatgtgggactattgggcctcacaccctttccaccatcggacaagagccgtcctcggctctgataccaaatgtcacgcccccgcctctgcgaggcacctagtgcccacgtgggggccacatgaggggggaacacggggcttccctgccagatattgtccgattctggggtttcacgcaagcgtccttcacccctcctcggttttgttttccacccaaaacgcgtctgcaggattaggagacacccgcctcatatgcccaggctttggaacgagtctttctgatgtgtgactattgggcctcacaccaaatgtcacgcccccgcctctgcgaggcacgtgaggcacccagtgcccacgtgggggccacatgaggggggaacacggggctcccctgccagatattgtccggttctggggcttcacgcaagcgtccttcacccctccccggttttgttttccacctaaaacgcgtctgcaagatttggagacacccgcctcatatgcccaggctctggaacgagtctttccgatgtgggactattgggcctcacacccttcccaccatcggacaagagccgtcctcggctctgataccaaatgtcacgcccccgcctctgcgaggcacgtgaggcacccaatgcccacgtgggggccacatga
Above is a genomic segment from Phoenix dactylifera cultivar Barhee BC4 chromosome 2, palm_55x_up_171113_PBpolish2nd_filt_p, whole genome shotgun sequence containing:
- the LOC103723573 gene encoding protein NLP1-like, with the translated sequence MEDNVLPTASSPGVAVEMDLMDEFLSVAGLDCSDLLQPGTSTSTSPFNSSGFSPLFEVGNGGGSNPVLPENDNQDDAEWSVFSVDLPSDEIPIELVDGMQSQDPNAGDEPNFSAQLNELRAKNPSSELGSSWWIRPSTRMGTMEERLIRAINYVKDSRRDGDVLVQIWVPTRMGERHVLTTCGQPFTLDSSCQRLVNYRTVSTRYQFSAEENSNVAQGLPGRVFLGRVPEWTPDVRYFSSYEYPRVNDAQRYDVRGSLALPVFERNSRSCVGVLEVVMTTQKINYSSDLEGVCNALQAVDLRSSEVSGVPRVMVFNESYRVVLPEIQRVLRAVCETHSLPLAQTWISCIQQGKSGSRHSDENYKDCVSTVDVACYVQDPTMLGFHQACSEHHLLKGQGVAGKAFTTNQPCFSSDITSFSKTEYPLSHHAKLFHLRAAVAIRLRSNHTGTADFVLEFFLPFKCIESEEQKLMLNSLSITIQQVCQSLRVVTSKELEHEAVLPVSELNSSNALLDKFVSETSQRLDDDDDNLLTESPTIGISGEVSSWIASIRETQEKRGKSVLPASLPLDFYKQEIEGLSIWDRSEVVLPAGKIFSEFKPHEEEFLRDSFDPKNSFAGEPGFSNTGKAMEKRRTKTEKTISLQELRKYFAGSLKDAAKSLGVCPTTLKRICRHHGISRWPSRKIKKVGHSLRKLQVVIDSVHGPDGAFQFSSLYENFTKATWSNESLLGSTTFSTLKQKDNPESSNTNQQQEAKLSSHTSGSNSPSSSSSSHSSGSSLGCSSGTKQCSNAQLAIQQEISVEENQSGMLNKIQIPIELQLSTEDAPISLGRSQNHKLLSEHPFSGTHAALHKSRHDSLKVKAIYGEDKVILGLQPTWGFQDLKQEIGKRFNIGNINLVALKYLDDDSEWVLLTCDADLQECIDVYKSSSARTIKISVHHVPQKITRSSLGHTGLP